A stretch of Girardinichthys multiradiatus isolate DD_20200921_A chromosome 20, DD_fGirMul_XY1, whole genome shotgun sequence DNA encodes these proteins:
- the snrpc gene encoding U1 small nuclear ribonucleoprotein C isoform X2 → MPKFYCDYCDTYLTHDSPSVRKTHCSGRKHKENVKDYYQKWMEEQAQSLIDKTTAAFQQGKIPPTPFPGGPPPGPPRPGMLPTPPMGGPPMMPMMGPPPHGMMPGGPGGMRPPMGGPMQMMPGPPHMMRHPRPMMMPVRPGMVRPDR, encoded by the exons ATGCCGAA GTTTTATTGTGACTACTGTGATACATACCTTACACACGATTCG CCTTCAGTGAGGAAGACTCACTGCAGCGGccgaaaacacaaagaaaatgtgaaagatTACTACCAGAAATGGATGGAAGAGCAGGCCCAGAGCTTGATCGATAAAACAA CGGCTGCGTTTCAGCAGGGAAAGATTCCTCCCACACCCTTCCCTGGTGGTCCTCCCCCAG GACCTCCACGCCCAGGCATGCTACCAACACCGCCAATGGGAGGCCCTCCTATGATGCCCATGATGGGGCCTCCACCACATGGGATGATGCCCGGTGGGCCTG GAGGCATGAGGCCACCGATGGGAGGACCCATGCAGATGATGCCAGGACCCCCACACATGATGCGTCATCCTCGTCCCATGATGATGCCCGTCAGGCCGGGCATGGTGCGACCAGACAGATAA
- the ilrun gene encoding protein ILRUN isoform X1, which produces MEGTDMDVDAELMQRFSCMGTTDKDVLISEFQRLLGFQLNPAGCAFFLDMTNWNLQAAIGAYYDFESPSVNTPSMSFVEDVTIGEGESVPPDTLFTKTWRIQNTGAESWPPGVCLKYIGGDQFGHVNSVMVKSLDPQEISDVSVQMRSPTNPGMYQGQWRMCTAPGLFYGDVIWVILSVEVGGLLGVTQQLSSFETEFNTQPQRNVQGDFNPFASPQKNKHDATDSSFRDPGGTWEPTQEPIQQDQNGLSHNAVNRASNGLQTNLSVVTYGQKSTPKHDVSTSLLHG; this is translated from the exons ATGGAGGGCACAGACATGGACGTGGACGCGGAGCTCATGCAGAGGTTCAGCTGCATGGGCACCACGGACAAGGACGTCCTTATATCGGAGTTCCAGAGGTTGCTGGGCTTCCAGCTCAACCCGGCCGGCTGCGCCTTCTTCCTGGACATGACCAACTG GAACCTTCAGGCTGCTATTGGTGCATATTATGACTTCGAAAGCCCCAGTGTCAACACACCATCCATGTCCTTTGTTGAAGATGTGACAATTGGAGAAGGAGAATCCGTTCCTCCAGATACGCTGTTCACAAAGACCTGGAGAATACAAAACACAG GTGCAGAGTCATGGCCACCAGGGGTTTGTCTCAAATACATTGGAGGGGATCAGTTTGGGCATGTAAACTCCGTTATGGTGAAGTCTCTAGACCCACAGGAAATTTCAGATGTGAGTGTACAGATGAGAAGTCCTACAAATCCAGGCATGTACCAGGGTCAGTGGAGGATGTGTACAGCACCTGGATTATTCTACGGAG ATGTGATCTGGGTGATTCTTAGTGTAGAAGTCGGGGGTCTCCTTGGCGTGACTCAGCAGCTTTCTTCCTTTGAGACGGAATTCAACACGCAACCGCAGCGCAACGTGCAGGGAGATTTCAACCCGTTTGCCTCGCCACAGAAGAACAAGCATGATGCCACTGACAGCAGCTTCAGAGACCCTGGAGGAACCTGGGAGCCTACACAAGAGCCAATCCAGCAAGATCAGAATGGACTGTCTCATAATGCTGTAAACAGGGCGTCAAATGGTCTCCAAACAAATCTTTCCGTGGTGACTTATGGCCAG aaaagtaccccaaagcatgatgtttccacctccttGCTTCACGGTTAG
- the snrpc gene encoding U1 small nuclear ribonucleoprotein C isoform X1, with product MPKFYCDYCDTYLTHDSPSVRKTHCSGRKHKENVKDYYQKWMEEQAQSLIDKTTAAFQQGKIPPTPFPGGPPPAGPPRPGMLPTPPMGGPPMMPMMGPPPHGMMPGGPGGMRPPMGGPMQMMPGPPHMMRHPRPMMMPVRPGMVRPDR from the exons ATGCCGAA GTTTTATTGTGACTACTGTGATACATACCTTACACACGATTCG CCTTCAGTGAGGAAGACTCACTGCAGCGGccgaaaacacaaagaaaatgtgaaagatTACTACCAGAAATGGATGGAAGAGCAGGCCCAGAGCTTGATCGATAAAACAA CGGCTGCGTTTCAGCAGGGAAAGATTCCTCCCACACCCTTCCCTGGTGGTCCTCCCCCAG CAGGACCTCCACGCCCAGGCATGCTACCAACACCGCCAATGGGAGGCCCTCCTATGATGCCCATGATGGGGCCTCCACCACATGGGATGATGCCCGGTGGGCCTG GAGGCATGAGGCCACCGATGGGAGGACCCATGCAGATGATGCCAGGACCCCCACACATGATGCGTCATCCTCGTCCCATGATGATGCCCGTCAGGCCGGGCATGGTGCGACCAGACAGATAA
- the ilrun gene encoding protein ILRUN isoform X2, which produces MEGTDMDVDAELMQRFSCMGTTDKDVLISEFQRLLGFQLNPAGCAFFLDMTNWNLQAAIGAYYDFESPSVNTPSMSFVEDVTIGEGESVPPDTLFTKTWRIQNTGAESWPPGVCLKYIGGDQFGHVNSVMVKSLDPQEISDVSVQMRSPTNPGMYQGQWRMCTAPGLFYGDVIWVILSVEVGGLLGVTQQLSSFETEFNTQPQRNVQGDFNPFASPQKNKHDATDSSFRDPGGTWEPTQEPIQQDQNGLSHNAVNRASNGLQTNLSVVTYGQGIHGPYPFGKS; this is translated from the exons ATGGAGGGCACAGACATGGACGTGGACGCGGAGCTCATGCAGAGGTTCAGCTGCATGGGCACCACGGACAAGGACGTCCTTATATCGGAGTTCCAGAGGTTGCTGGGCTTCCAGCTCAACCCGGCCGGCTGCGCCTTCTTCCTGGACATGACCAACTG GAACCTTCAGGCTGCTATTGGTGCATATTATGACTTCGAAAGCCCCAGTGTCAACACACCATCCATGTCCTTTGTTGAAGATGTGACAATTGGAGAAGGAGAATCCGTTCCTCCAGATACGCTGTTCACAAAGACCTGGAGAATACAAAACACAG GTGCAGAGTCATGGCCACCAGGGGTTTGTCTCAAATACATTGGAGGGGATCAGTTTGGGCATGTAAACTCCGTTATGGTGAAGTCTCTAGACCCACAGGAAATTTCAGATGTGAGTGTACAGATGAGAAGTCCTACAAATCCAGGCATGTACCAGGGTCAGTGGAGGATGTGTACAGCACCTGGATTATTCTACGGAG ATGTGATCTGGGTGATTCTTAGTGTAGAAGTCGGGGGTCTCCTTGGCGTGACTCAGCAGCTTTCTTCCTTTGAGACGGAATTCAACACGCAACCGCAGCGCAACGTGCAGGGAGATTTCAACCCGTTTGCCTCGCCACAGAAGAACAAGCATGATGCCACTGACAGCAGCTTCAGAGACCCTGGAGGAACCTGGGAGCCTACACAAGAGCCAATCCAGCAAGATCAGAATGGACTGTCTCATAATGCTGTAAACAGGGCGTCAAATGGTCTCCAAACAAATCTTTCCGTGGTGACTTATGGCCAG GGTATTCATGGTCCCTATCCATTTGGAAAGAGCTAG